The following proteins come from a genomic window of Oricola thermophila:
- a CDS encoding aldehyde dehydrogenase (NADP(+)): MLRGTHLIAGQWIGGEKTFTNRPVAGDADTFAVGTVGLVDKAARAAEEAFRSYGYSSRAERAAFLRAIASEINARGDEITAMGCRETGLPEARLVGERGRTTGQLNQFADHVEAGDYLDRRHDPALPDRAPLPRPDIRMMQRPIGPVAVFGASNFPLAFSTAGGDTAAALAAGCPVVVKGHSAHPGTSDLVAQAIDAAIRARGVHPGVFSQIQGGDRAVGQALVQHPLIRAVGFTGSLAGGRALFDLCAARPEPIPFFGELGSVNPMFILDGALASRGGEIAAGWAGSLTMGAGQFCTNPGVAVVIDGPEAKAFADAARAALEKTGAQTMLTDGIADAYHRGTDRIAATKGVQDVLTTTCDMRNATPYLFSTTAAEWLANAELGEEVFGPLGLIVTARDMDEVIAVARSLRGQLTCTLHMDDADSAQARALMPILERKAGRLLANGFPTGVEVCDAMVHGGPYPASTNFGATSVGTLSIRRFLRPVCYQNIPPDVLPEDLAQGGGLS; this comes from the coding sequence ATGCTTAGAGGCACTCACCTGATAGCCGGCCAATGGATTGGCGGCGAGAAGACATTCACAAACCGGCCGGTTGCGGGGGATGCCGATACATTTGCTGTCGGCACCGTCGGTCTCGTCGACAAGGCCGCGCGGGCCGCGGAAGAGGCATTCCGGTCCTACGGCTATTCGTCCCGCGCAGAACGCGCCGCGTTCCTGCGCGCCATCGCCAGCGAGATCAATGCGCGCGGCGACGAGATCACCGCAATGGGCTGCCGGGAAACCGGCCTGCCGGAAGCCCGGCTGGTCGGAGAACGCGGCCGGACAACGGGGCAGCTCAACCAGTTCGCGGACCATGTCGAGGCGGGTGACTACCTCGACCGGCGCCACGATCCGGCGCTGCCGGACCGCGCGCCGCTGCCGCGTCCGGACATCCGCATGATGCAGCGCCCAATCGGCCCGGTGGCCGTGTTCGGCGCCTCGAACTTTCCGCTGGCCTTCTCCACCGCCGGCGGCGACACCGCCGCCGCGCTGGCTGCCGGCTGCCCGGTCGTGGTCAAGGGCCATTCGGCCCATCCCGGCACCTCGGATCTCGTGGCCCAGGCGATCGACGCGGCGATCAGGGCCCGTGGCGTCCATCCCGGCGTGTTCAGCCAGATACAGGGCGGCGACCGTGCAGTCGGGCAGGCGCTGGTACAGCATCCGCTGATCCGCGCCGTCGGCTTTACCGGCTCGCTCGCCGGCGGGCGGGCACTCTTCGACCTTTGCGCGGCCCGTCCGGAACCCATTCCGTTTTTCGGCGAACTGGGCTCGGTCAATCCGATGTTCATCCTCGACGGCGCGCTGGCCAGCCGTGGCGGCGAGATCGCTGCCGGCTGGGCCGGCTCGCTGACCATGGGGGCAGGGCAGTTCTGCACCAATCCGGGCGTGGCGGTTGTCATCGACGGACCGGAGGCAAAGGCTTTCGCCGACGCCGCGCGGGCCGCTCTCGAAAAGACCGGTGCGCAGACCATGCTGACCGACGGCATCGCCGACGCCTATCACCGGGGCACCGATCGGATCGCCGCCACCAAGGGCGTGCAGGACGTGCTGACCACCACTTGCGACATGCGTAACGCGACGCCCTACCTGTTCTCCACCACGGCCGCCGAATGGCTGGCCAACGCGGAACTGGGCGAGGAGGTGTTCGGTCCGCTCGGCCTGATCGTCACCGCCCGCGACATGGACGAGGTGATCGCCGTCGCAAGATCGTTGCGCGGGCAGCTGACCTGCACGCTGCACATGGACGACGCCGACAGCGCGCAGGCCAGGGCGCTCATGCCGATCCTCGAACGCAAGGCCGGCCGCCTGCTGGCCAACGGGTTCCCCACCGGGGTCGAGGTTTGCGACGCGATGGTTCATGGCGGCCCGTATCCGGCATCGACCAATTTCGGCGCGACCTCCGTCGGCACGCTCTCGATCCGGCGCTTCCTGCGTCCGGTCTGCTACCAGAACATCCCGCCGGACGTCCTGCCGGAAGACCTTGCGCAAGGGGGAGGCCTGTCATGA
- a CDS encoding carbohydrate ABC transporter permease, translating to MTALSASTVRDEEKVVRLRRDPLLIALWILLAAVALVWIAPFIFITFTALKTGSEIMTTNAFAPPSTVAVENFSGAWVKGNFSTTFFNSVIITVIKVPLGLMISAMAAYALARIKLRWNKLLLVFVLFGAMIPFQVMLAPLFTLVNSLGLIDTYIGIILPYLAFGVPYQVFILHGFFNAIPKELSEAALIDGASHLTTFRRIFLPISLPVLAALLILDFVATWNEFAMALVLLQDKHMWTLPLGLMSFQGQFSNNYGQLNAAIVMTVIPAVIVYLIFQRYFVSGLTSGAIKG from the coding sequence GTGACCGCATTGTCCGCTTCAACTGTCCGCGACGAGGAGAAGGTCGTGCGGCTGCGGCGCGACCCGCTGCTGATTGCGCTCTGGATTCTGCTCGCCGCAGTCGCGCTTGTCTGGATCGCGCCGTTCATCTTCATCACGTTCACGGCGCTCAAGACCGGCTCCGAGATCATGACCACCAACGCGTTCGCGCCGCCAAGCACGGTTGCCGTGGAGAATTTCTCCGGAGCATGGGTCAAGGGCAACTTCTCGACCACCTTCTTCAACAGCGTGATCATCACCGTGATCAAGGTGCCGCTCGGCCTGATGATATCGGCCATGGCTGCCTATGCACTGGCGCGCATCAAGCTGCGCTGGAACAAGCTGCTCCTGGTTTTCGTCCTGTTCGGCGCCATGATCCCGTTCCAGGTCATGCTGGCGCCGCTCTTCACGCTGGTGAACTCGCTCGGCCTGATCGACACCTATATCGGCATCATCCTCCCCTATCTTGCCTTCGGCGTTCCCTACCAGGTGTTCATTCTGCACGGCTTCTTCAATGCAATCCCCAAGGAACTGAGCGAGGCCGCGCTGATCGACGGGGCGTCGCATCTGACAACCTTCCGAAGGATATTCCTGCCCATCTCGCTGCCGGTTCTGGCCGCCTTGCTCATTCTCGATTTCGTGGCCACCTGGAACGAGTTCGCCATGGCGCTGGTCCTGCTTCAGGACAAGCACATGTGGACCCTTCCGCTGGGCCTGATGTCATTCCAGGGACAATTCTCCAACAATTACGGCCAGTTGAACGCGGCCATCGTCATGACGGTGATCCCTGCCGTCATCGTTTACCTGATCTTCCAACGCTACTTCGTTTCGGGCCTGACATCGGGCGCGATCAAAGGGTGA
- a CDS encoding carbohydrate ABC transporter permease, whose amino-acid sequence MFHTAYLKTPRAQALILLVPAFGAYTVFAIWPMIDVVILSFQRWNGLSADRLWVGLDNYRHIFTHDPVYWIAFNNTVIWTILSVIFPPFVGLLLALGLNEKLFARGTMRAIYYLPVIIAPIAVATMWRWMYDPFFGLFNQVMTSFGLQSWIQDWLGDRDVALYSMFVAFTWQNVGFSMVLFLAGLQNVDRSLVEAARIDGAGRWQVFRHVTLPALQVTVTIVIVLSTISSLKAFDIVYGMTGGGPAQSTQMLALWAFTQSMQIFDFGRGSAISVTLLLITLAVVVPYLRWSQKREEAAR is encoded by the coding sequence ATGTTCCACACTGCGTATCTGAAAACTCCCCGCGCCCAGGCCCTGATCCTGCTTGTGCCCGCTTTCGGCGCCTACACGGTATTCGCGATCTGGCCGATGATCGACGTCGTGATCCTGAGTTTCCAGCGTTGGAACGGGCTGTCTGCCGACCGCTTGTGGGTCGGGCTGGACAATTACCGTCACATCTTCACCCACGACCCGGTCTACTGGATCGCTTTCAACAACACCGTGATCTGGACCATCCTGTCGGTGATCTTCCCCCCGTTTGTCGGACTGCTGCTCGCCCTGGGCCTGAACGAAAAGCTGTTCGCCCGCGGCACGATGCGCGCCATCTACTACCTGCCTGTCATCATTGCCCCGATCGCCGTCGCCACGATGTGGCGCTGGATGTACGACCCGTTCTTCGGGCTCTTCAACCAGGTGATGACGAGCTTCGGCCTGCAGTCGTGGATTCAGGACTGGCTGGGCGATCGCGACGTCGCGCTCTATTCGATGTTCGTCGCCTTCACCTGGCAGAATGTCGGCTTCTCAATGGTGCTGTTCCTGGCCGGGCTACAGAACGTCGACCGTTCGCTCGTCGAGGCCGCGCGCATCGACGGCGCGGGCCGCTGGCAGGTGTTTCGCCATGTCACGCTGCCGGCGCTTCAGGTGACAGTGACCATCGTCATCGTGCTGTCGACGATTTCCTCGCTGAAAGCATTCGACATCGTCTACGGGATGACCGGCGGCGGCCCGGCGCAATCGACGCAGATGCTGGCGCTGTGGGCGTTCACCCAGTCAATGCAGATCTTCGACTTCGGCCGCGGCTCGGCAATTTCCGTGACGCTGCTGCTCATCACCCTCGCAGTCGTCGTCCCCTACCTGCGCTGGTCGCAGAAGCGCGAGGAGGCAGCCCGGTGA
- a CDS encoding fumarylacetoacetate hydrolase family protein, producing the protein MNILPENATLLGRVWNAEIQGPAVVTVRDGQVIDITARNAPLVRDICEMAEPADYVRTAEGPSLGTVDAILNARAGDAGQTHFLAPCDLQAIKACGVTFARSMVERVIEEQAAGDVQKASAIRERVRAVIGDSLNNIKAGSDEAAKVKAALIGEGLWSQYLEVGIGPDAEVFSKSQTLSSVGPGADVGLHPISNWNNPEPEVVLAVSSAGRIVGATLGNDVNLRDVEGRSALLLSKAKDNNASCAIGPMIRLFDDGFSLDDVRAAELDLTVTGIDGYRLEGSSSMKEISRDPLDLVRQTIGRHHQYPDGFMLFLGTLFAPTRDRDVPGEGFTHKLGDVVSISSPMLGCLTNTVRLSTECAEWTFGIRELMRNLARRGLL; encoded by the coding sequence ATGAACATTCTGCCGGAAAACGCGACACTGCTGGGGCGCGTCTGGAATGCCGAGATACAAGGGCCCGCAGTGGTGACGGTCCGCGACGGGCAGGTGATCGACATCACCGCAAGGAACGCACCGCTGGTCCGCGATATCTGCGAAATGGCCGAACCTGCGGATTACGTGCGCACCGCCGAAGGCCCGTCCCTTGGCACGGTCGACGCGATTTTGAATGCAAGGGCAGGGGACGCCGGCCAGACGCATTTTCTCGCCCCTTGCGACCTGCAGGCGATCAAGGCCTGCGGGGTAACGTTTGCCAGGTCGATGGTCGAGCGGGTTATCGAGGAACAGGCTGCCGGCGACGTCCAGAAGGCTTCCGCCATCCGCGAACGCGTCAGGGCGGTGATCGGCGACAGCCTGAACAACATCAAGGCCGGATCGGACGAGGCGGCGAAGGTCAAGGCGGCGCTGATCGGCGAAGGGCTGTGGTCGCAATATCTCGAGGTCGGCATAGGGCCCGATGCCGAGGTTTTCTCGAAATCGCAAACCCTGTCTTCGGTGGGACCCGGCGCGGATGTCGGGCTGCATCCGATCTCGAACTGGAACAACCCGGAACCGGAGGTGGTGCTGGCGGTGTCGTCAGCCGGCCGGATCGTCGGCGCGACCCTCGGCAACGATGTGAACCTGCGCGACGTCGAGGGGCGTTCGGCCCTGCTGCTTTCCAAGGCCAAGGACAACAACGCCTCCTGCGCCATCGGCCCGATGATCCGCCTGTTCGACGACGGTTTCTCGCTGGACGACGTGCGCGCTGCCGAGCTGGACCTGACCGTGACCGGCATCGACGGCTACAGGCTGGAGGGCTCGTCCTCCATGAAGGAGATCAGCCGCGATCCTCTCGACCTGGTCCGCCAGACCATTGGCCGTCATCACCAGTACCCGGACGGCTTCATGCTTTTCCTCGGCACACTCTTCGCGCCGACCCGGGACCGCGACGTCCCCGGCGAGGGATTCACCCACAAGCTCGGCGATGTCGTGTCCATCTCGTCGCCGATGCTGGGCTGCCTGACCAACACCGTTCGCCTGTCTACCGAGTGCGCGGAATGGACATTCGGAATACGCGAACTGATGCGCAACCTGGCGCGTCGCGGCCTGCTTTAG
- a CDS encoding ABC transporter substrate-binding protein, whose protein sequence is MRVAKLVGGSLAGCLALGGAALAEDLTVWTLNYSSEAQVAALDAAEAKFEELHPGVNVEIVKRGTDEHKTALRVATGSDTGPDVYFMWAGLGLGGEYVKAGLSLDLTGYYEKYGWKDRVSTPSLAFVEAFGPGMHGAPYRFTGEAIYYNKGLYEKAGITEEPKTYEELVAAAKKLKEAGIPAFTFGGTVNWHVMRLMDVLLETTCGVETHDALTGMEADWSTTPCAAEAFQELKMWSTEYILAPFMGIDNRQSTNLFLTNRAAMMLEGDWQVNVIKEGANLDDFAVYPFPTGTDRLYGFAEYLYISNKSKNPDLAAEFLDMFSSTDFQNQIKGAFGALSVNKEVELGDDVPELYKTWKEIFANAKGTFVNGDQAFPLDVTTEYFRIINEVASGNMEPQAAADAMQAFISKRS, encoded by the coding sequence ATGAGGGTTGCAAAACTGGTTGGCGGCTCGCTGGCGGGCTGCCTCGCGCTTGGAGGCGCGGCACTGGCTGAAGATCTTACGGTCTGGACGCTGAACTATTCTTCGGAAGCGCAGGTTGCTGCCCTTGATGCCGCAGAAGCGAAATTCGAGGAGCTGCATCCGGGTGTGAACGTCGAAATCGTCAAGCGCGGCACCGACGAGCACAAGACCGCGCTTCGCGTCGCCACCGGATCCGACACGGGGCCGGATGTCTACTTCATGTGGGCCGGCCTTGGTCTCGGCGGTGAATACGTCAAAGCAGGCCTCAGCCTCGACCTTACCGGGTATTATGAAAAATACGGCTGGAAGGATCGCGTTTCCACGCCCTCGCTCGCCTTCGTCGAGGCCTTCGGCCCGGGAATGCACGGCGCGCCGTACCGGTTTACCGGCGAGGCCATCTACTACAACAAGGGTCTCTACGAGAAGGCGGGCATCACCGAGGAGCCGAAGACCTACGAGGAACTCGTCGCCGCGGCGAAGAAGCTCAAGGAAGCCGGCATACCCGCATTCACCTTCGGCGGCACCGTCAACTGGCACGTAATGCGGCTGATGGACGTCCTGCTGGAGACAACCTGCGGCGTCGAGACCCATGACGCGCTGACCGGCATGGAAGCGGACTGGAGCACAACGCCCTGCGCCGCCGAGGCATTCCAGGAACTGAAGATGTGGTCCACGGAGTACATCCTCGCGCCGTTCATGGGCATCGACAACCGGCAGTCGACCAACCTGTTCCTCACCAACCGGGCAGCCATGATGCTGGAAGGCGACTGGCAGGTGAACGTCATCAAGGAAGGCGCGAATCTGGACGATTTCGCGGTCTATCCGTTCCCCACCGGCACAGACCGTCTCTACGGCTTCGCTGAATATCTCTACATCTCGAACAAGTCGAAGAACCCGGATCTGGCCGCGGAATTCCTCGACATGTTCAGCTCCACCGACTTCCAGAACCAGATCAAGGGTGCTTTCGGCGCGTTGTCGGTCAACAAGGAGGTGGAACTCGGCGACGACGTGCCCGAATTGTACAAGACGTGGAAGGAAATCTTCGCCAACGCAAAGGGCACCTTTGTCAATGGCGACCAGGCTTTCCCGCTTGACGTGACGACCGAGTATTTCCGCATCATCAACGAGGTTGCATCTGGCAACATGGAGCCGCAAGCGGCCGCCGATGCGATGCAGGCTTTCATCAGCAAGCGCTCGTGA
- a CDS encoding SDR family NAD(P)-dependent oxidoreductase yields MTDALFDVSGTVVLVSGGSRGIGLAIAKAFLSRGAKVIITGRNEDTLRAACDAVTPAPFAMTYQPCDVADTDAISACVDAVIADHGRIDTLVNCAGINKRMPALDYTPEDFDRIIDTNLRGAFFMAQTVGRQMVKQGSGSQINIGSLSTYGSLAQVAPYGMSKSALSSMTRVMALEWGRHGVRVNEVAPGFILTDLTGKLWSDPNLQAWNKTVTPMGRMGAVEDLIGAAIFLASPAAAFLTGQVIRVDGGASAGINWPIDGEFTVELRD; encoded by the coding sequence ATGACGGACGCGCTTTTCGATGTATCGGGGACCGTGGTTCTGGTTTCAGGCGGCAGCAGGGGCATAGGGCTTGCCATCGCGAAAGCGTTCCTGTCCCGCGGGGCGAAGGTCATCATCACCGGCCGGAACGAGGATACGCTGCGTGCGGCCTGCGATGCCGTCACGCCCGCGCCCTTCGCTATGACGTACCAACCCTGCGATGTCGCCGACACGGACGCGATTTCCGCCTGCGTCGATGCCGTCATCGCCGATCACGGACGCATCGACACGCTGGTCAATTGCGCGGGCATCAACAAGCGGATGCCCGCTCTGGACTACACGCCGGAGGATTTCGACCGCATCATCGACACCAATCTGCGCGGCGCGTTCTTCATGGCGCAGACGGTCGGCAGGCAGATGGTGAAGCAGGGCAGCGGCAGCCAGATCAATATCGGCAGCCTGTCGACCTACGGGTCGCTGGCCCAGGTTGCTCCCTACGGCATGTCGAAGTCCGCCCTGTCCTCGATGACCCGTGTCATGGCGCTCGAATGGGGCAGGCACGGTGTGCGGGTGAACGAGGTGGCGCCGGGGTTCATCCTGACCGACCTGACCGGGAAGCTCTGGAGCGATCCGAACCTGCAGGCCTGGAACAAGACCGTTACCCCGATGGGCCGCATGGGCGCGGTGGAAGACCTGATCGGCGCGGCGATCTTCCTGGCTTCGCCCGCGGCTGCTTTCCTGACCGGCCAGGTCATCCGGGTGGATGGCGGCGCCTCGGCGGGCATCAACTGGCCGATTGACGGCGAGTTCACGGTCGAACTGCGCGACTAG
- a CDS encoding DUF5060 domain-containing protein, giving the protein MTNSTVALWDIFEFSAQGPSNGNPFVDVSFKAEFIFGNRRVYVPGFYDGDGTYRLRFSPDTEGEWRFVTSSNAAELDGLEGTLTAGPPRKGVRGPVRVQNRHHFAYADGTPYLPFGTTCYAWTHQPEAMQDETLATLAKAGFNKIRMAVFPKHYPYNSNPALHNIYEKTGDGEADMDFDRPNPVAFRHFENQIGKLAEMGIEADIILFHPYDRWGYADMTPEQDCRFLEYIAARISAYRNVWWSLANEYDFLLNTKPMELWHKFCHVLEENDHMQHLRSIHNGNPAKNYNHRLPWITHVCIQHWDVKQTPLWIEAYDKPVINDEPEYEGNLYQSWGNISAEELTHRFWTTTMRGGYAGHGETYNDPDDLIWWAKGGKLHGEAWKRIKWMRELLEEDVKHGLTMLGDYYAFPYSRISACQDGEDGTRYFYFGEHQPARWATGLPNDGGQYDVDLIDTWNMTIEPAKIVDAYYVPPTRHGNVTRGGGVESDFAVELPGRPRLALRVRPRKT; this is encoded by the coding sequence ATGACCAATTCGACCGTCGCCCTGTGGGACATATTCGAGTTTTCCGCCCAGGGCCCCTCGAATGGCAATCCCTTCGTGGATGTCTCCTTCAAGGCGGAGTTCATTTTCGGCAACCGCCGGGTATACGTCCCGGGTTTCTATGATGGCGACGGAACCTATCGCCTGCGTTTCAGCCCCGACACTGAGGGCGAGTGGCGGTTCGTTACCTCGTCCAACGCTGCCGAACTCGACGGGCTGGAAGGAACGCTGACGGCCGGGCCGCCTCGCAAGGGCGTTCGCGGTCCGGTCCGGGTGCAAAACCGGCATCATTTCGCCTATGCCGACGGAACCCCCTACCTGCCGTTCGGAACCACCTGCTATGCGTGGACCCACCAGCCGGAAGCGATGCAGGACGAGACGCTCGCCACGCTGGCCAAGGCCGGGTTCAACAAGATCCGGATGGCGGTGTTTCCCAAGCACTATCCATACAACTCCAATCCCGCCCTGCATAACATCTACGAGAAGACCGGCGACGGCGAGGCGGACATGGATTTCGACCGTCCCAACCCGGTGGCGTTCAGGCATTTCGAGAACCAGATCGGCAAGCTGGCGGAGATGGGAATCGAGGCGGACATCATCCTGTTCCATCCCTATGACCGGTGGGGCTATGCGGACATGACGCCCGAGCAGGATTGCCGTTTCCTCGAATATATCGCGGCGCGGATTTCGGCCTACCGCAATGTCTGGTGGTCGCTTGCCAACGAGTATGACTTCCTGCTCAACACCAAGCCGATGGAACTGTGGCACAAGTTCTGCCATGTGCTGGAAGAGAACGACCACATGCAGCACCTGCGCTCGATCCATAACGGCAACCCGGCCAAGAACTACAACCACCGGCTGCCCTGGATCACCCATGTCTGCATCCAGCATTGGGACGTCAAGCAGACGCCGCTGTGGATCGAGGCCTATGACAAGCCGGTCATCAACGACGAGCCCGAATACGAGGGAAATCTCTACCAGAGCTGGGGCAACATCTCGGCCGAGGAACTGACGCACCGGTTCTGGACCACGACGATGCGCGGCGGCTACGCCGGTCACGGCGAGACCTACAACGATCCCGACGACCTGATCTGGTGGGCCAAGGGCGGCAAGCTGCACGGCGAAGCGTGGAAGCGGATCAAGTGGATGCGCGAACTGCTCGAAGAGGACGTGAAACACGGGCTGACGATGCTGGGCGACTACTACGCCTTTCCCTATAGCCGCATTTCGGCATGCCAGGATGGCGAGGACGGAACACGGTACTTCTATTTCGGCGAGCACCAGCCCGCACGCTGGGCCACGGGATTGCCGAATGATGGCGGTCAGTACGACGTCGACCTGATCGACACATGGAACATGACCATCGAGCCGGCGAAGATCGTGGACGCATACTACGTGCCGCCGACGCGCCACGGCAATGTCACCAGGGGCGGGGGCGTGGAATCCGATTTCGCCGTTGAACTGCCCGGGCGGCCGCGACTGGCTCTCAGGGTTCGGCCCCGCAAGACATAG
- a CDS encoding ABC transporter ATP-binding protein has product MATVELSAVRKSYGAAEVIHGIDIDIEDGEFVILVGPSGCGKSTLLRMIAGLEEINAGTIRIGERVVNNLTPKERNIAMVFQNYALYPQMTVAQNLGFSLEISGLAKADIKTKVEDTAEILGLTPLLSRKPSQLSGGQRQRVAMGRAIVRDPDVFLFDEPLSNLDANLRVQMRAEIKALHQRLGSTIVYVTHDQIEAMTMADRIVVLRAGVVEQVGTPLDLYERPANVFVASFLGSPSMNFLHGRLANGGEPTLILSDDCRLRLHSSFKARPGEKVIMGIRPQDIVEDQENGTAATVLVVEPTGADTHVTVELAGNRLTCVLPAHFNKAVGDEIMLSAATPKAHFFDADSQTRLD; this is encoded by the coding sequence ATGGCGACGGTCGAACTTTCAGCTGTTCGAAAATCCTACGGTGCCGCGGAAGTCATCCACGGCATCGACATCGACATCGAGGATGGCGAATTCGTCATCCTTGTCGGCCCGTCCGGCTGCGGCAAGTCCACCTTGCTTCGGATGATCGCCGGGCTCGAGGAAATCAACGCCGGAACGATCAGGATCGGCGAAAGGGTGGTCAACAACCTGACGCCGAAAGAGCGCAACATCGCGATGGTTTTCCAGAACTACGCGCTTTACCCGCAAATGACGGTGGCGCAGAATCTCGGCTTCTCTCTGGAGATTTCGGGGCTGGCCAAGGCCGACATCAAAACCAAGGTCGAGGACACCGCCGAGATACTGGGTCTGACGCCGCTATTGTCGCGCAAACCTTCGCAGTTGTCGGGCGGCCAGCGTCAGCGGGTCGCGATGGGCCGGGCGATCGTACGCGACCCCGATGTCTTTCTGTTCGACGAACCGCTGTCCAACCTCGATGCCAACCTGCGCGTCCAGATGCGCGCGGAAATCAAGGCCCTGCACCAGCGGCTGGGCTCCACCATCGTCTATGTCACGCATGACCAGATCGAAGCGATGACGATGGCGGACCGGATCGTCGTGCTGCGCGCCGGGGTGGTCGAACAGGTCGGCACACCGCTCGATCTCTACGAGCGGCCCGCGAATGTTTTCGTGGCAAGCTTTCTCGGATCGCCTTCGATGAACTTCCTGCACGGACGGCTTGCCAATGGAGGCGAACCGACCCTGATCCTGTCCGACGATTGCAGGCTGCGTCTGCATTCGAGCTTCAAGGCGAGACCCGGGGAGAAGGTCATCATGGGCATACGCCCGCAAGACATCGTCGAGGACCAGGAGAACGGCACGGCCGCAACCGTTCTCGTGGTCGAACCGACCGGCGCCGACACCCATGTGACCGTTGAATTGGCCGGCAATAGGCTGACCTGCGTGCTGCCGGCCCATTTCAACAAGGCTGTCGGCGACGAGATCATGCTGTCGGCGGCGACGCCGAAAGCGCATTTCTTCGATGCCGACAGCCAGACCAGGCTCGATTGA